Genomic DNA from Emys orbicularis isolate rEmyOrb1 chromosome 18, rEmyOrb1.hap1, whole genome shotgun sequence:
AATAAAGGGTTTTTAAGGGACAGGAGAAAAGAGAACTGGGGTGGGTCTCATGGCTCTGATCGTAGTATAAAGGGCCCTCCGTAGAAGTTTAGATACACCAGTATATTTGAGAGCACTCCCAGTAGTTAAGTTGCGACCACACTGGTACCAAGCCTAGAGACTGAATTTCCAATCCTGTTTGATACCAGTGCAGTGGTTCCCCCCACCTCTAGGATTGGGCCTAGGCGTTTGCAATGCTGTTTTAACAGAAGGGATGAGCGCTCATCGCAGAGTAACATTGGGAGCACAAATCCCGATGGAGGAAGATACAAGGGAGCTGCACTCAGAGCCGCCTCCGCTCTCAGGCTGTACAATGAAAACCCAGCCCAGTGAGTCCCTGCGCTAATCAGTTTTCCGTGATTCCTTCTTGGTTGTGGCAGGTCGAGTTGGGAGCTCCCGGACCTGCAAGATGGCAAGATCCAGGCCATAAGTGACTCGGACGGTGTGAACTACCCCTGGTACGGCAACACCACAGAAACCTGCATGATCGTGGGGCCCACCAGGAAGGAATCCAAGTTCAACATCAGTATGAATGATAACTTCTACCCAAGCGTCACGTGGGCGGTGCCTGTGAGCGAGAGCAACGTGGCGAAACTCACGAGCATCCACCGGGATCAAAGCTTCACCACCTGGTTGGTGGCCACCAACACGGCCACCAGCGAGATGGTGACCCTGCAGACTATCAAGTGGCGTATGAGGCTGGGCATAGAGGTGAATCCCAGCAGACCCTTGGGGCAGCGTGCTACGCTGCGGCAACCCTTTGCTCAAGAGCAGCCCCGGGTCCTTAGCAAGAATGAGCCAATACCACCCAGTGCCCTTGTGAAACCCAATGCCAATGATGCTCAGGTACTCATGTGGAGGCCAAAGGACGGGCCACCACTAGTGGTGATCCCTTCAAAATATCGGTAATAGCAACCTGGCATCCCGGCACCAGAAGGGAAGAAAATAACCCTGCACTTAGATACTTTTAGAATCTAAGCAAAATGGAGATGCACTTTTTATTCATTCAACAGAAATGCAACCATTCTACCTTCTCCCATTGGGACGGATCTCACTGTGCTAAAGCTAAAGAGGAGACCTTGACCAGGGTCTGTCTCGTCACCTGATTCCTAAGGGAGGAATCAGCAAACTAAACTTTATTTCTATCCCTGTAGCTTTCTTTTCTTCCTGACTTTAGTTATTGTTTGAACTTCAGTCTCATTAGCTCACCCAGATTGTCCAGAACAAAATAAGGTTTTTATCTGGGATTTTATTATGTTTGGTGGgaggaaagggatttttttttctctccccagaATGAAACTCAAGTTCCTGGAGCTAAACGCtgactatttatttattattatgggttttttttaaaatgataaaaggttctGAGTTGCAAACCTAAGTCATGCGGCCTTATGTAGACTTTGCTTTGCATTGCCAAACTTTTGCCTTAAAGCTGTGTTTGAAAGAAAATTTAATCTCACCAAGCAGAATCTCTTTTCTACAGG
This window encodes:
- the FAM78A gene encoding protein FAM78A, with the translated sequence MPNLPPDCWSVLGIALVLYAMGCIQSISCKSKVFRESISVIEVKASIDPVPTSIDESSSVVLRYRTPHFRASAHVLVPPIPKKETWIVGWIQACSHMEFYNHYGEQGMSSWELPDLQDGKIQAISDSDGVNYPWYGNTTETCMIVGPTRKESKFNISMNDNFYPSVTWAVPVSESNVAKLTSIHRDQSFTTWLVATNTATSEMVTLQTIKWRMRLGIEVNPSRPLGQRATLRQPFAQEQPRVLSKNEPIPPSALVKPNANDAQVLMWRPKDGPPLVVIPSKYR